In Terriglobus aquaticus, the genomic window AGCGAACGCCGCAAGCAGCAGCGCACCGCAGAAGTCTCCCTGGAGCCGCGCGAACCCCTCTGCCGTCCGTCGCGCCCGAAGCGCATTCCCGGGGCCATGCGCATCCGCTGGACCGCGGTCCCGGACAGCGAACCGGCCTGACATCCGCTTCGCGTCGCCGCACTATCGGCCCATCTAACTAAGCCCGCAATGAGGCGCTGACCGTCAAGCACGCGGCGCAGCAGCGGACCTGGCGGCCTCTCGTCCTGCCAGGCAGGAGCTACGCAGCGCGAGCTACGACCCGTGCCCGCTTCCGCGCGCGCGCGCGCGATTTCTTCTTCTCTGCTTCCATTTGGATCGCGTGCGCATCCGCAATCGCCCGGATCAATCCCGGATAGCGCGCATCGATTTCGGCACAGCGCGACGTATTCCGCATCTCGGTTCCCTTGCGTTCGCCGCGAATCAGCCCAGCCTCGCGCAAAATCCGCATGTGCTGCGACAGCGTTGACTTGGGGATCGGCCGGTCCACGCCACTCGCCAGCACCGTGCAGCTATGGGCGCACTCCGCGGCCACAATCTCAGAGAACAGTGCCACCCGCACCGGGTCCGCCAGCGCATGCAGAATCGCCTCCACCGGCACATCTTCAATCGCGGGATGAATCAGCGGCTTCATTGGTTCGGCTCTCTACACAGTAGTAGATGCTGCAGACCGGTTTTCCATCCACAACCGGCTCGCAACGTACATCAACCCGCTTCCTGCCTTCGCCGTCCCTGCTCCCCCG contains:
- a CDS encoding ArsR/SmtB family transcription factor, with the translated sequence MKPLIHPAIEDVPVEAILHALADPVRVALFSEIVAAECAHSCTVLASGVDRPIPKSTLSQHMRILREAGLIRGERKGTEMRNTSRCAEIDARYPGLIRAIADAHAIQMEAEKKKSRARARKRARVVARAA